In Gossypium hirsutum isolate 1008001.06 chromosome D06, Gossypium_hirsutum_v2.1, whole genome shotgun sequence, one genomic interval encodes:
- the LOC107899872 gene encoding uncharacterized protein, whose amino-acid sequence MKDILSKKRRFGEFEAIALTQGYTVMLMKKLPPKLKDPRSFTILCSIGNHYVGKTLSDLEASINLMSIFIFKKLGIWKAIPITVTLQLADQSYAHPEEFKADQNMPIILGRPFLATDENEECHAIGLIETTVEEEFNRICHNKTDNNKDSLERIDKVCFEELGEFIEAKQTLERPGKNFDSLDLSSHSFKSPKPSIEERPTLELKPLLQHLKYEYLGDNSPLPI is encoded by the exons atgaaggatatactatcAAAGAAGCGCAGATTTGGAGAGTTTGAGGCTATTGCTCTCACTCAAGGGTACACAGTAATGTTGATGAAGAAATTACCTCCAAAGTTAAAGGATCCAAGGAGTTTCACTATCttgtgttcaattggaaatcattatgttggtaagACGTTATCTGACTTAGAagcaagtataaatctaatgtCTATATTTATTTTCAAGAAGTTAGGAATTTGGAAAGCAATACCTATTACAGTGACTTTGCAATTAGCTGATCAATCCTATGCCCATCCGGAAG aatttaaagcTGATCAAAATATGCCAATTATCCTTGGAAGACCCTTTCTTGCTACAG ATGAAAATGAAGAATGCCATGCCATTGGTTTGATAGAAACAACAGTGGAGGAAGAATTCAATAGAATTTGCCACAACAAAACTGATAACAACAAAGACTCATTAGAAAGGATTGATAAAGTATGTTTCGAAGAACTTGGTGAATTCATAGAAGCCAAACAGACATTAGAGAGACCAGGGAAAAATTTTGACTCTTTGGATTTGTCGAGTCATTCATTCAAATCTCCTAAACCTTCCATAGAGGAACGCCCTACATTGGAGTTGAAACCTTTGCTGcaacatttaaaatatgaatacttGGGAGATAACAGCCCATTGCCGATTTGA